In Epinephelus fuscoguttatus linkage group LG6, E.fuscoguttatus.final_Chr_v1, the DNA window TCCTCTACCAAAGCGGGAGGAGAGGACCACCATGCTGAAACACTCAGAGTTATGATATTTATTACCACTTTTTCATTTGGGAAGTTGTTTTGTACTAAAAAACTGCTTGTCAAGCATTTagttttttcagtttcatttgACACCTGCCGTGTGGATACATCTGTCTTTGGTTTCAGTATCATGTCATGAAAACAGTGAGTGAGCAGTGTGTTGGCAGCCTGTGTTATCAGGACACTCAGTGCAATGGCAgtacattgttttaatgtgtgatgTATGTAACCTCTTTTCATTCTAGTGTTTGActctaataaaaaaaacaatatttaatattctccctctctgttttgtttctgtagaaaacttttttaagtggctaaaaataGAGCATGACGTGTTGTCAGGCACATTTATCTGATGAAATAGTTTTGCTTTCCTAGTTACAACTAGACAGTCCTGTTTGACCTTACATAAGCATTTCAGTCCATCTACAGTGGAAGTCcctttttaaatttcagtttcCTTTAAATCATTCATGCTAACAGCTGTTTCCAAACTGGATTTTCAAGTGGTAAATCCATAAAGGTGCCCTAAGGCAGTGTTAGGTGTGATCAAAACATTGCAGCGCCCATTATCAGTGGAGTCATGTTTGGAGAATAGAAACCGAAAGTTATGAGGGCAGAGAAGGGAAAACGGATCTTCAGTGAAGGGGAGGGAGTTCAGCAGCTGAGGCTGAGACTATATAAACAGGGGTGAGTTCAAACCTCAGTCAGCTGCTCCTGAACATCTTCTGATATCCTGTCACCGCCTGAAGACGAAGACATTTGCAGAGGAATTTATAAAAGTGAACTCAAGGTGAGAAGCTCTCTTTGTCTCGATTGGACAGAGTTTTTCTACAGTGGAGTAGTTTTTAATTACGTGTTGAATCATCTTTCAGACCTCTCTCATCATGGATATAACCATCGTTATGCTGAACGGGACTTCCCACACACTGAGCGTGCAACCAGGGGACACAGTGGGCTCTCTGAAACAACGCATCCAGAGCAAGTTTGGAGTCCCTGTGAGAAGCAGAAGCTGATGTTTGTGAATGGTCAGAAGACTCACCTGAGCAATGACTTACTACCCATCAGCTCCTACGGTTTGCACCCCGGTGCCAGGGTGTCCCTGCTGGTGATCGAGCCGCGGACCATCCAGGTGTTCGTCAGAAACGAGAAGGGGAAGCTCAACACCTATGACATCAAAGCTGACGAGACTGTGGACAACTTAAAGAGCAGGGTCCAGAGCAGAGAGGGGGTCCCGGTGAGCCAGCAGAGGCTCATTCaccagggcagagagatggcgGGGGGCAAACTGGCGGACTACAACGTCACTGCCAACAGCACCATCGACCTGAGTATGCGCCTGAGAGGAGGCTGAGGACTATTAAATCTGAACATTCCTGATTATCATATAgtattaaaaaatgattttctgtagccttcctttatttttttttagtaatttcTAATGTAAATGATCACAATTATGTCTTATTTATTTGTAGTTTcattttgaacaaaaaaaatcaatgcatTCCTCCTGTGTGTAATCATGCATGTCTTAAAAACGTGTTAAGACttagtttgttgttttaatttggCAATACAAATCTGTTGTCCATTTTTAATGGAAATGGACTTATACCTGCACTTTATATTGTGGCAACTCCTGCTCATGTTCCTTCTGCTCACACTGTAGGCTATATATGTTGGTGTAGCTATTCACACTTCATACTGTTAAAACTGTTCAaagtgggaccaagtcattgtttttgttaAGTTCTGCCTGTGGCTGCTCTTgatttgtcttctttcaaaatacacctctgttttcataggaaatttaatgttacataaagtctctttcaaaataaatgtactatgtaaggacaacactgcaaattgatgttttattccttcaacaataaacacacatggttgggttcaggcaacaaaagcacgtggttaggtttaggaaaaaagaacagggtttggctttagaatcttaggGGACACAAATACCGCGCTCTTGGATAAAAGTGCTGATGCAGCCAGGTGCCATTAAagtataacagcaaccagctgcaTAGCGTGCTGACGCTAAAGGACGCCATTTTTCGTTAGTTTCTGACGCAGCAAGTCACTGTTtaagcgccggatttcgacgactttggagtgagaccaggctctaacaacagagtaataatacatcaaatttacaaaaaaatcatgaatgctttttaaatttgtatttgtttgttaaaaCAGGTTTGTTGGAAGTTGTGGCATCCCTGCCTGTAACTTTCAAGTAATAGCCTAAAtgtcgacttgctgggaatgaatagATGATTCAGCAAATGAAGGGAAATAAATTGATTTGTGGCAGACTCTATTGTACTTctagtattttcaagtcaaaaggctcaagtccaagtgtttaagcaaatgaaattaaaaaaaaaaatactgctttCTCTCACTGCagttttttacaaaaataatttacaaaCTTAAAATTGTAACAGAATTTTGTTGAAAACATTACTTGACACTATATactataaaaactaaaattccTAACCTTTTATTCGAGGCTGACAGATGTAGggtatttttaacaaaatatagataaaatgaaaacaaaacaaaattctgTTTGTCCACATGTATATGCTTTGTATATGTATCAAGTAATTTACAGTACAATTCTCTGGCATAGAAGACAGGTTTACGCTTTAAGGAAACCAAAAATGCTTCAGCAGTCATTATTGTAATGCAACTAAACTGTGATTGGCTTCTCCGCATAATGTAATTGACACCTGACCAACATGAGCAACATTTCAGTGAAAACATACCCGATGTGCTCTATTGTGCTTTTTtgtataatgaaaaaaaaataagtatgaATTTCAACATCTAAGAAAACATGCACGTCTACGGAGCAATTTGAGGTTCAAACTATATCCATCACCCAAACTGAGCTGTTTAGAATTGCACTGAAATCACTGCGGAGATCGGGATAGTTCTGATAATTAATTGGTAACATGAGATAGCATCCACATGTGTTTGCTTGAGGACAGCACTGATATTCGCTACTTTCAATGACAGTGACAGtggtgatgggcaaagcagttctttagatatTACTGAATCACTGGAATCAGTTCATTTAAAAGACTTgttcaaaagattcgttcaccgaATTGTTCAGTGCTTGGTGGAAGGAGCTctgactgtgtactgcgtaGTCCCACTCACTGAATTGATAcacggctgagctgctgctgcgtctgccctgcactggtgagtctcattactaGCCAGACTAACgctttaagtttgtttttctggaaactaagtctgttaaaacaagtgTTGCAGAGTCTTGATCTTACTCTTACTGACAGTTTCTTTcatttgtaacatttttttctgaagtgCTGTTAGTTCTTTGCATGTTTGCATAGTTCTTATCCATCCGTTTAAACCCATCTTACATTATCCTCAACAATTTTTGAGATGATGGCCTCCTCAATCTTCCTTTTACAAAGAAAATCCAAAAGATTAGAAGACTCCATTTCCCTAACAATGAAAGAGCATGTATGAGTCTGTGACACTCATCATCAAACATAAACACGTATGCCAAAAAAGTAGAGCTAATTCACGCCAAAGTGTCAAGAGAGCACAAGAGAAGGACAAAATGCACTGTTTTCAGACTAAGTAGGTTTTTGCTACAGATAAGTTCTGCAAAGAATCAAAGGTTTTCACTGAAGAAAACTGAAGACGACCATCACATATAGGCTATTACACAGAAAGCTTGTATAATTTACCAGTACAAAATCTACTTGGTATTCTCTCAGCAGATTATATGCCTGTATTATAACAGATACTATCCTCATATATTGTAAGAATATTTTGCCACTGAATGTTCAAAACGTTATCATAATGTCCGACAGGCTCTTTCTAGGTGGACATGAACACTTCGGTAAAACGAGCGAGTCGCAGAAAGCTAACTTCAACCAGCTCACCCaccaaaaacatacaaatttacTATTCAAATAGAGCAATGAACGCCGCCATGTTTCAAACATACCTGAGAAATCAACAAATTATAAATGCAACTTACCCCTGTGGTCTTTAAAGCATAGGCCTATCATGCCTTTACTGTACAGATAGGCTATTAACCTGTTCCCTCAAGATAATTATCTTGTACGCACTagataataacttgttcccTAAAGTTAAtatcttgtgtgcacaagattaaaaaaaacaccttttggGACTTTAGGGGCTCCACATTAAGTGTATGTTGTAAAATCATTTTAGGTttgtacagacagacacatcCATGAAGCTTCAAGTTAATTGTTCAAAGTGAAGCGT includes these proteins:
- the isg15 gene encoding LOW QUALITY PROTEIN: ubiquitin-like protein ISG15 (The sequence of the model RefSeq protein was modified relative to this genomic sequence to represent the inferred CDS: inserted 1 base in 1 codon), yielding MDITIVMLNGTSHTLSVQPGDTVGSLKQRIQSKFGVPVXKQKLMFVNGQKTHLSNDLLPISSYGLHPGARVSLLVIEPRTIQVFVRNEKGKLNTYDIKADETVDNLKSRVQSREGVPVSQQRLIHQGREMAGGKLADYNVTANSTIDLSMRLRGG